TTCAAATTGGGTATGTTTAAATCTGCCATAAATCAAAGCTCAAAGAATAAATTTGAATAACTCTGAAAAGAAATTAACCTATAGTATCGTGCTTTTATTTAAGATGCTAATTGCTCTTTATTCAAGATTTATTTGTTCTTTTTTTTCTATATTTTCAAAAGGATTATGAAAATAAATAAAAGAATAAGAGAATAGAATTAAAGAGCAAATTGCAATAAATGGTGGAATAAAGAAATTGACAAATTTAACTTTTTTATTTAAACCATATTTTATTTTTTTAGGAAAGTTATTAGATAGATCAGGTTTTTTTATTCTTACTTTTGGAGATTCATTTAACTGATCAAAACAATTTATGGTATCTGCAAGCAATGAATTACCAATCTTTAAAATTAAAGGCTTTACTTTTGGTTTAGAGCTCTTGAGAACAATATTATGTATGTGAAGATTGTCAGCTTTGATATTAATTAATTTAGACTCAAATAATGGTATTTCGTTTTTTATTAAAAGATTTGAATAAATATAAAAAGCATTCATAATTGGCCCCAAATGCTCAATTTTACCTTCAATAAGTGGTTTATTAATTATGATCAATTTCCATTGAGAAATTATAGATATTTGATCTTTATTTTCATTATTGGAATAATCTGGCAATCCGATTATTTCAAGGGTTACTGAAGATTGATGAAATGACAATTTATTTTGCATAATATTAAAAATCGTATAAATAATTCTCCAACTTTTGATGACCTTGATTTGAAATGCAAAATGATAAAGTAAGCAATGATTTTATTATAATTTCATCATTCTCAGCTTGATTTAAAAGCTTTTTCACTCTCATACTATCCATATTAAATCTCTCTTTAACTAACTCAATAAATCTCTTATTAAAATCATTCCAAATAATTGAATTCTCTTCAAGATCTTCTTTAGATTTCAATATCTCTCTGATGTAAGGATATAAATATTTAGCCATTTCTACT
This is a stretch of genomic DNA from Prochlorococcus marinus XMU1412. It encodes these proteins:
- a CDS encoding DUF4335 domain-containing protein, with product MQNKLSFHQSSVTLEIIGLPDYSNNENKDQISIISQWKLIIINKPLIEGKIEHLGPIMNAFYIYSNLLIKNEIPLFESKLINIKADNLHIHNIVLKSSKPKVKPLILKIGNSLLADTINCFDQLNESPKVRIKKPDLSNNFPKKIKYGLNKKVKFVNFFIPPFIAICSLILFSYSFIYFHNPFENIEKKEQINLE
- a CDS encoding DUF3038 domain-containing protein; this encodes MTVLTRGNQVSRKSIEKLDLLLLILETIDLNGIQSFYALSNKLNLNNVLPNKVTIWKLRNNNPLRKSYVGNNIKLNEFDALIKITVEMAKYLYPYIREILKSKEDLEENSIIWNDFNKRFIELVKERFNMDSMRVKKLLNQAENDEIIIKSLLTLSFCISNQGHQKLENYLYDF